The following are encoded in a window of Helicobacter cetorum MIT 00-7128 genomic DNA:
- a CDS encoding plasmid mobilization protein — MSIQTNKQVIKSLRLSKEQWQTIQTQMQEKNLNFSQLVLNSLLTQNSQAPIKNKKQKAIVNKELVIELAKWGNNLNQIAKHLNTNKGVWDRLALEQLIEISHQLEQLRAKYVS, encoded by the coding sequence GTGAGTATTCAAACAAATAAACAAGTCATTAAAAGTCTTAGATTATCTAAAGAGCAATGGCAAACTATCCAAACTCAAATGCAAGAAAAAAATCTAAACTTCTCGCAATTAGTTTTAAACTCTCTTTTAACTCAAAACTCACAAGCTCCTATAAAAAATAAAAAACAAAAAGCTATTGTTAATAAAGAGCTAGTTATTGAATTAGCTAAGTGGGGAAACAATTTAAATCAAATTGCTAAACATCTCAACACTAATAAGGGGGTATGGGATAGATTAGCCTTAGAGCAACTGATAGAAATTAGTCATCAATTAGAACAACTAAGAGCTAAGTATGTTAGTTAA